The genomic segment ATGATCTCGTGGAACCCAAACACAAGCCCAGACAAGCTTCGCGTGTCGAGATAGACCCTTCTAGCCTCGATGGCGATCGGGTTGGCCAGACAGATCAAGAGGCTTGGACTCgtgaaatggccaagagTGTATCCCAGTTGGATTTGACGCTTAAAGAAGAAATCCACAGTCGCATGCTTACCAAAAAGCAACTCAGTGATATGGCATGGGGTGTTCGCGAACTAAGTCGACGGCTGAGTAGCATGCGAATCCGCTTTCGGGTCAAGACCATTTTCCTGTTGACTAAGATTTACGATCAAGACCTGATTCCAAAGACGAGAGAGTTGACAAAGTGGCTACTGCACAATGAGAGAGACGTCCAATACGTTGTGTACGTACAGGACAAATTGAAGACAAACAAGAAGTTCGACGTACCTGGGATCCTAGACGACGTGGCAAAGAGCTACGCAGTGGACGGAAGCACAAGTTTTGCCACGGCAAGAGAAGGCTTGGAACGGCGATTGCGGTATTGGGATGAGCCAATGTGTAGATTACGACCGCACATGTTTGACTTCGTCATTACATTAGGAGGAGACGGCACTGTTTTATACGCCAGTTGGTTATTCCAGCGTATTGTTCCTCCCGTTCTTAGCTTTGCCCTGGGGAGCTTGGGATTCTTGACCAAGTTTGACTTTGGAGAGTATAAACGGATTCTGGGGTCGGCGTTTGACAAGGGTGTCACTGTTAGTTTGCGCCTTCGGTTTGAAAGTACCGTGATGAGAAGCATCAAACGAAAGTActctgatgatgaaaaggGGTCGggcgaagatgacgatgatctGCATAGACGTAGAGActtggtggaggagttgaTTGGGGAGGAAAGGGAGGACGAACACACTCATCGGCCAGACGGCACGTTTGAAATCCTAAACGAAGTCGTGGTGGATCGCGGACCGAACCCAAGTAAGTAAATGACGTTACTGAAATGCGCTTGCACCAACGATGATCTAACATTTTACCTTAGCCATGTCTTACACGGAAGTGTTTGGAGACGACGAGCATTTTACTTCCATCCTTGCGGACGGAGTCTGCGTGTCTACACCAACAGGATCAACGGCGTATAATCTCGCGGCTGGAGGCTCGCTTTGCCATCCCGAAAATCCAGTCATGTTGGTCACGTCGATTTGTGCACACACACTCTCATTTAGGCCCATCATCCTGCCAGACACAATTGTCCTTCGTGTGGGCGTGCCATACAACGCTCGAACGGCATCATGGGCGAGTTTCGACGGCCGGGAGCGAGTGGAGCTGCATCCTGGCGATTATGTGACGATTAGTGCGAGTCGATTCCCGTTTGCATCTGTGCAGACAGAGGGGAGACGAAGTGAGGACTGGGTAAATAGTATCAGTGGCAAGTTGGGGTGGAATACGAGACAGAAACAGAAGGACTTTAAACAGTGGGATTAGGATTTGAGATGAAATATGGCATATTTATGCTGAGAATCAGCAAGGTCGGGGGTTATTTGTGTTCAACTGGCGGAGTTCAGGCTGGTTATACATCGGAGGTGGTCTTTGATGATTATATGTAGGAGTACGGAACATATTATGGGAACAGATGCTCTGTATGCAATTGAAGTGCAGTGTACAATAAGAGCAAGTATACTGGGTTGCAATGATTAATTCCATGGAGGATCCGCAAACATTTCCCAAAGATGTGTATGCGTCTACGGGTGATGATG from the Pochonia chlamydosporia 170 chromosome 6, whole genome shotgun sequence genome contains:
- a CDS encoding NAD+ kinase (similar to Neosartorya fischeri NRRL 181 XP_001259403.1); amino-acid sequence: MQDGDNEKDRKVKATTVKHATFVEPEKPTDGSVGDSDEDTRSLEVTFDPSNPYRRKSSLVASEAVPPYSQHPVTARRDQCLVHQFLDSQRRANAAVGASGHRRYHAHPIYASPDEHDEDVLDITKEEGRDDLVEPKHKPRQASRVEIDPSSLDGDRVGQTDQEAWTREMAKSVSQLDLTLKEEIHSRMLTKKQLSDMAWGVRELSRRLSSMRIRFRVKTIFLLTKIYDQDLIPKTRELTKWLLHNERDVQYVVYVQDKLKTNKKFDVPGILDDVAKSYAVDGSTSFATAREGLERRLRYWDEPMCRLRPHMFDFVITLGGDGTVLYASWLFQRIVPPVLSFALGSLGFLTKFDFGEYKRILGSAFDKGVTVSLRLRFESTVMRSIKRKYSDDEKGSGEDDDDLHRRRDLVEELIGEEREDEHTHRPDGTFEILNEVVVDRGPNPTMSYTEVFGDDEHFTSILADGVCVSTPTGSTAYNLAAGGSLCHPENPVMLVTSICAHTLSFRPIILPDTIVLRVGVPYNARTASWASFDGRERVELHPGDYVTISASRFPFASVQTEGRRSEDWVNSISGKLGWNTRQKQKDFKQWD